A window of Alphaproteobacteria bacterium contains these coding sequences:
- a CDS encoding DUF1127 domain-containing protein has translation MLKVNSYSAGWIHSYAAADQDNAAQAFGWVEKLSWLAVRALVGLASWNERRRISAELMAMDDRQLADIGLVRTDIDRVASGQYEDVRHVPKPSFDGRYASDQRLAA, from the coding sequence ATGCTCAAAGTGAACAGTTATTCCGCAGGATGGATCCACAGCTACGCCGCTGCGGATCAGGATAATGCCGCCCAGGCTTTCGGCTGGGTCGAAAAGCTGAGCTGGCTAGCCGTTCGCGCCCTTGTCGGCCTGGCTTCCTGGAACGAGAGGCGCCGGATCAGCGCCGAGTTGATGGCCATGGACGACCGCCAATTGGCCGATATCGGCTTGGTACGCACCGACATCGACCGGGTCGCCAGCGGCCAATATGAAGATGTCAGGCATGTTCCCAAGCCCTCTTTCGACGGGCGTTACGCGTCCGACCAGCGCTTGGCTGCTTAA
- the galU gene encoding UTP--glucose-1-phosphate uridylyltransferase GalU, translating to MVRRVRKAVFPVGGMGTRFLPATKAMPKEMLPVVDKPLIQYAVEEAQAAGIEHFIFVTGRGKGALEDHFDHAPQLERLLLERRKTKEIEAVTSWMPKSGQVSYTRQQEPLGLGHAVWCARDLVGDEPFAVLLPDDLVRARVPCLRQMVDVWVETGGSMVAVMDVPREHTKRYGILDVEKDDGKLARAKGLVEKPEPEVAPSTLSIIGRYILHPKVFDYLELQQRGAGGEVQLTDAMAKTIGQVPFHGLRFEGQRFDCGDKVGFLAANVVYGLDRPDLADEFREALKSIEI from the coding sequence ATGGTTCGACGCGTCCGCAAGGCGGTGTTTCCCGTTGGCGGCATGGGCACCCGGTTTCTTCCCGCCACCAAGGCGATGCCCAAAGAGATGCTTCCGGTTGTCGACAAGCCCCTGATCCAGTACGCCGTCGAAGAGGCGCAGGCGGCGGGCATCGAACATTTCATCTTCGTGACCGGTCGCGGCAAGGGGGCGCTTGAGGACCATTTCGATCACGCCCCGCAACTCGAGCGGCTGTTGCTTGAGCGGCGCAAGACCAAGGAGATCGAAGCCGTCACCTCCTGGATGCCCAAGTCGGGACAGGTCTCCTATACCCGTCAGCAAGAACCGTTGGGTCTGGGCCACGCCGTTTGGTGCGCCCGCGATCTGGTGGGCGACGAACCTTTCGCCGTGCTGCTGCCCGACGATCTGGTGCGCGCTCGCGTGCCGTGCCTGCGCCAGATGGTCGATGTATGGGTGGAAACCGGCGGCAGCATGGTGGCCGTGATGGACGTGCCCCGTGAACACACCAAGCGCTACGGCATCCTGGATGTCGAAAAGGACGACGGCAAGCTGGCGCGCGCCAAGGGCCTAGTGGAAAAGCCCGAACCCGAGGTCGCGCCCTCCACTCTGTCCATCATCGGGCGTTACATTCTGCATCCCAAGGTGTTCGACTATCTCGAACTTCAGCAGCGGGGTGCGGGCGGCGAAGTGCAGTTGACCGACGCCATGGCCAAAACGATCGGCCAAGTGCCTTTCCACGGGCTTCGTTTCGAAGGCCAGCGCTTCGATTGCGGCGACAAAGTGGGCTTCCTGGCCGCCAATGTCGTGTATGGATTGGATCGGCCAGACCTTGCCGACGAATTCCGCGAAGCCCTGAAGTCCATCGAAATCTAA
- a CDS encoding UDP-glucose/GDP-mannose dehydrogenase family protein — protein MRVTMIGTGYVGLVSGACFSEFGVNVTCVDKDVGKIEKLKQGIMPIYEPGLDKLVEDNVKDGRLSFTTELGPAVKGADAVFIAVGTPSRRGDGYADLSYVYAAAEEIAQALDGYTVIVDKSTVPVGTGREVEAIIRKTNPKADFDVVSNPEFLREGSAIHDFMRPDRVVIGTEQERAREVMRRLYRPLHLIETPILFTGRETAELTKYAANAFLAVKITFINEIADLCEKVGADVHDVSKGIGLDGRIGKKFLHPGPGYGGSCFPKDTLALVRTAKDAGAPARIVETVVDINDKRKKRMADKVVDICGGSVKGKKIAILGLTFKPNTDDMRDAPSLEIVPALNAAGAKLSVFDPEGMEEAKKLLSGVEWCENVYDTLKDADAMVLVTEWNEFRSLDLPRVKSLMKTPAMVDLRNVYSPAEMVATGFSYMGVGRPVPKKG, from the coding sequence ATGCGCGTTACCATGATCGGCACCGGCTATGTCGGACTTGTTTCCGGAGCCTGCTTCTCCGAATTCGGCGTCAATGTCACCTGCGTTGACAAGGACGTCGGCAAGATCGAGAAGCTGAAGCAGGGCATCATGCCCATTTACGAGCCGGGTCTCGACAAGCTGGTGGAAGACAATGTGAAGGACGGGCGTTTGTCCTTCACCACCGAACTGGGACCGGCGGTCAAGGGCGCCGACGCCGTGTTCATTGCCGTGGGCACGCCGTCTCGCCGTGGCGACGGCTATGCCGACTTGTCATATGTTTATGCCGCCGCCGAGGAGATCGCCCAGGCCCTGGACGGCTATACGGTGATCGTCGACAAAAGCACCGTGCCGGTGGGCACGGGCCGCGAAGTGGAAGCCATCATCAGAAAGACCAATCCCAAGGCGGATTTCGACGTGGTATCGAACCCTGAATTCCTGCGCGAAGGTTCGGCCATTCACGATTTCATGCGCCCCGACCGCGTGGTGATCGGCACCGAGCAGGAGCGCGCCCGCGAAGTGATGCGCAGGCTTTACCGCCCCTTGCATCTGATCGAAACGCCCATTCTGTTCACGGGCCGCGAGACGGCGGAACTGACCAAATACGCCGCCAACGCCTTCCTGGCCGTCAAGATCACCTTCATCAACGAGATCGCCGACCTGTGCGAAAAAGTCGGCGCCGACGTGCATGACGTGTCGAAGGGCATCGGCCTGGATGGCCGCATCGGCAAGAAATTCCTGCATCCTGGCCCCGGCTATGGCGGATCTTGCTTCCCCAAGGACACGCTGGCCTTGGTGCGCACGGCCAAGGATGCGGGCGCTCCGGCCCGTATCGTGGAAACCGTGGTCGACATCAACGACAAGCGCAAGAAGCGCATGGCCGACAAGGTGGTCGATATTTGCGGCGGTTCAGTCAAAGGCAAGAAGATCGCCATCCTGGGCCTGACCTTCAAACCCAACACCGACGACATGCGTGACGCCCCCTCGTTGGAGATCGTGCCTGCCTTGAATGCGGCCGGGGCCAAACTCAGCGTTTTCGATCCCGAAGGCATGGAAGAGGCCAAGAAGCTGCTGTCCGGCGTCGAATGGTGCGAAAACGTCTATGACACGCTGAAGGATGCCGACGCGATGGTTCTGGTGACCGAATGGAACGAGTTCCGTTCGCTCGACCTGCCCCGCGTCAAGTCGTTGATGAAGACGCCGGCCATGGTCGATCTGCGCAACGTCTACTCGCCCGCCGAAATGGTGGCGACGGGATTCAGTTACATGGGCGTAGGACGTCCCGTTCCAAAGAAAGGCTGA
- a CDS encoding alpha-D-glucose phosphate-specific phosphoglucomutase, giving the protein MKLLAVATKPFDGQKPGTSGLRKKVKVFEQPHYLENFVQSVFDVLAAETPEGFLAKTLVVGGDGRYHNKPAIVTILKMAAAAGFGRVLVGAGGILSTPAVSCVIRKHKAFGGFVLSASHNPGGPSEDFGIKYNNASGAPAPEKLTEAVFARTKTIGEYRILDAAVPSIEATGKFQLGSTAVEVIDPVADYGDLMAQLFDFEGIRAWFKAGHRIAFDAMHAVTGPYAVEILENRLGAAKGSVMNAIPLEDFGGGHPDPNLVHAHDLVELMNGQDAPDLGAASDGDGDRNMILGRSFFVTPSDSLAVIAEHAAVAPGYAKGLKGIARSMPTSGAADLVAKALNIPCFETPTGWKFFGNLLDDGKASLCGEESFGTGSDHVREKDGLWAVLMWLNMLAATGKPVAELVRAHWKRFGRTFYTRHDWEAIPTDIADTLMADLRASLPNLQGKMLAGLKVSKADDFSYTDPVDGSVSAKQGVRVLFEDGARMVFRLSGTGTEGATLRVYFERPVADLAKHEDDTQVTLGDLIRAAEELAGIKKRTGRDAPTVIT; this is encoded by the coding sequence ATGAAGCTGCTCGCCGTCGCAACCAAACCCTTCGACGGCCAGAAGCCCGGCACGTCGGGCCTAAGGAAGAAGGTCAAGGTCTTCGAGCAGCCGCATTATCTGGAGAATTTCGTTCAGTCGGTTTTCGATGTGCTGGCGGCGGAAACGCCGGAAGGCTTCTTAGCCAAGACGCTGGTCGTGGGCGGCGACGGTCGCTATCACAACAAGCCAGCCATCGTCACCATCTTGAAAATGGCGGCAGCGGCGGGCTTTGGCCGCGTCTTGGTGGGGGCAGGAGGCATTCTGTCCACCCCTGCCGTCTCTTGCGTGATCCGCAAGCACAAGGCTTTCGGCGGCTTCGTGCTGTCGGCCAGCCACAATCCGGGCGGCCCATCGGAAGATTTCGGCATCAAATACAACAATGCTTCCGGAGCACCCGCGCCCGAGAAACTGACCGAAGCCGTTTTCGCCCGCACCAAGACCATTGGCGAGTACCGCATTCTGGATGCAGCCGTTCCGTCGATTGAGGCGACAGGCAAATTCCAACTGGGAAGCACGGCGGTCGAGGTGATCGATCCGGTCGCTGACTACGGCGACTTGATGGCGCAATTGTTCGACTTCGAGGGCATCCGGGCCTGGTTCAAGGCCGGGCATCGCATCGCCTTTGATGCCATGCACGCCGTGACCGGCCCTTATGCGGTCGAGATTCTCGAAAACCGCCTGGGGGCGGCCAAGGGAAGCGTGATGAACGCCATTCCGTTGGAGGATTTCGGCGGCGGACATCCCGACCCCAATCTGGTGCATGCCCATGATCTTGTCGAGTTGATGAACGGCCAGGATGCGCCCGATCTGGGGGCCGCTTCGGATGGCGATGGCGACCGCAACATGATTCTGGGACGTTCCTTCTTCGTCACCCCTTCGGACAGTCTGGCCGTGATCGCCGAACATGCCGCCGTTGCCCCCGGATATGCCAAGGGGTTGAAAGGGATCGCGCGCTCCATGCCCACCAGCGGGGCGGCCGATCTGGTGGCCAAGGCCCTGAACATACCTTGCTTTGAGACGCCCACCGGCTGGAAATTCTTCGGAAATTTGCTGGATGACGGCAAGGCGAGCCTGTGCGGCGAGGAAAGTTTCGGCACCGGTTCCGACCATGTGCGCGAGAAGGATGGGCTGTGGGCCGTTCTGATGTGGCTGAACATGTTGGCCGCCACCGGCAAGCCGGTGGCCGAATTGGTTCGCGCCCACTGGAAGCGTTTTGGGCGCACCTTCTATACCCGCCATGACTGGGAAGCCATCCCCACGGACATTGCCGACACGCTGATGGCCGATCTGCGCGCCTCACTGCCCAACCTGCAGGGCAAAATGCTGGCCGGACTTAAGGTTAGCAAGGCCGACGACTTTTCCTATACCGATCCCGTGGACGGATCGGTCAGCGCCAAGCAGGGTGTTCGGGTGTTGTTCGAAGATGGGGCGCGGATGGTGTTCCGGCTTTCGGGCACAGGAACCGAGGGGGCGACGCTGCGCGTTTATTTCGAGCGTCCCGTGGCGGATCTTGCCAAACATGAGGACGATACCCAAGTGACGTTGGGTGACCTGATCCGGGCGGCAGAGGAACTGGCGGGGATCAAGAAACGCACCGGACGTGACGCGCCAACGGTGATCACATGA
- a CDS encoding phosphomannomutase/phosphoglucomutase, protein MTLSHALHPTILREYDIRGIVEHTLSADDAYAIGRAFGSMCAKQGGRHVTVGRDGRLSSPDLADAVTLGLQAAGIEVIDIGLGPTPMLYFAAKTLKADGGVMITGSHNPPNHNGFKMVMKGKPFFGADILELGRIAAAGAYATGSGSLVKRPIDKAYVERLLQDYNGQRPLRVVWDCGNGATGEVVKQLVARLPGHHTVLFAEIDGTFPNHHPDPTDPHTLIALKQAVADEKADLGIAFDGDGDRIGVVDGKGRILWGDQILVLLAEDVLKRQPGATIMADVKASQALFDAIEKMGGQPLMWKTGHSLIKTKMAEIGCPLAGEMSGHIFFADTYYGYDDALYAAIRFLSKVARLPDGLAAWHDKLPKMINTPEIRIDCADERKFAVIEEVRSRLSAMGADVNATDGVRVKEAEGWWLLRASNTQAVLVARAEANDEAGLTELKGRLKSQLAASGLSSAI, encoded by the coding sequence ATGACTTTGTCCCATGCCCTTCATCCAACGATTCTTCGCGAATACGACATTCGCGGCATTGTGGAACATACATTGTCGGCGGATGACGCCTACGCCATTGGCCGCGCCTTCGGGAGCATGTGCGCCAAGCAGGGCGGGCGCCATGTGACGGTTGGGCGGGATGGCCGCCTCAGTTCGCCTGATTTGGCCGATGCGGTGACGCTGGGCTTGCAGGCGGCGGGCATCGAGGTGATCGATATCGGCCTGGGGCCGACGCCGATGCTGTATTTCGCCGCCAAGACCCTGAAGGCCGACGGCGGCGTCATGATCACGGGATCGCACAATCCGCCCAACCATAACGGCTTCAAGATGGTGATGAAGGGCAAGCCCTTCTTTGGCGCCGACATCTTGGAATTGGGACGCATCGCCGCCGCGGGTGCCTATGCCACCGGCTCGGGCAGCCTGGTCAAGCGCCCGATCGACAAGGCCTATGTCGAACGCCTGCTGCAAGACTACAACGGCCAGCGTCCGCTGCGCGTGGTTTGGGATTGCGGCAATGGCGCCACAGGCGAGGTCGTCAAGCAGTTGGTGGCGCGCCTTCCCGGCCATCACACGGTTCTGTTTGCCGAAATCGACGGCACATTTCCCAATCACCATCCCGATCCCACCGATCCGCATACGCTGATCGCCTTGAAGCAAGCCGTTGCCGACGAGAAGGCCGATTTGGGAATCGCCTTCGACGGCGATGGCGACCGCATCGGCGTCGTCGATGGCAAGGGCCGCATCTTGTGGGGCGATCAAATTCTGGTGCTGCTGGCCGAAGACGTGCTGAAGCGCCAGCCGGGCGCTACCATCATGGCCGACGTCAAGGCCAGCCAAGCGCTGTTCGACGCCATCGAGAAAATGGGCGGCCAACCCTTGATGTGGAAGACGGGCCATTCCCTGATCAAGACCAAGATGGCGGAAATCGGCTGTCCCCTGGCTGGCGAAATGAGCGGACACATTTTCTTTGCCGATACCTATTACGGCTATGACGACGCGCTGTATGCCGCCATTCGCTTTCTGTCGAAGGTGGCGCGCCTGCCAGACGGCTTGGCGGCTTGGCATGACAAATTGCCAAAGATGATCAACACGCCGGAAATTCGCATCGATTGCGCCGACGAGCGAAAATTCGCGGTGATCGAGGAAGTTCGTTCGCGCCTGTCGGCCATGGGCGCCGACGTGAACGCCACCGATGGCGTGCGCGTGAAGGAAGCCGAAGGCTGGTGGTTGCTTCGCGCATCGAACACCCAAGCGGTTCTGGTGGCCAGGGCCGAGGCCAATGACGAAGCCGGACTGACGGAACTGAAGGGCCGCTTGAAGAGCCAATTGGCGGCCTCCGGCCTCTCGTCGGCTATTTAG
- a CDS encoding transporter substrate-binding domain-containing protein, translating to MRWSLSLFLAWLICFPAQASEQIVLSQRDNLLARSAFAIASEAYRRIGITAKAKVLPSLRAIQEADDGETDGELARMAGLEAQYPNLIQVPEPLLNFDTVAFTTGLIFKVDGWESLRPYSLCVSRGMKLAEDGTEGMNRYFTNDVPQMIKMLLAGRCQVGILGYVVWPEIDRLQAQTLRSLEPPIASTPLYLYVNKKHKHLVPKLVAELLRMQKDGTTAALLSPFEKEIQTARQRNEPLAR from the coding sequence ATGCGCTGGTCGCTGTCACTTTTCCTGGCGTGGCTTATCTGCTTTCCGGCCCAAGCCAGCGAGCAAATTGTTCTGTCCCAGCGCGACAATCTGCTGGCCAGATCCGCTTTCGCCATCGCTTCCGAGGCTTACCGTCGTATCGGGATCACGGCAAAGGCCAAAGTCCTGCCAAGCCTGCGGGCCATTCAAGAGGCGGATGACGGCGAGACGGACGGCGAACTGGCGCGTATGGCTGGACTAGAGGCGCAATACCCCAATCTGATCCAAGTGCCCGAGCCTTTGCTTAATTTTGATACGGTCGCCTTCACGACGGGGCTAATCTTCAAAGTCGATGGCTGGGAGAGTCTGCGCCCCTACAGCCTTTGCGTCTCTCGCGGCATGAAGCTGGCCGAGGATGGAACGGAGGGCATGAATCGATACTTCACCAACGATGTGCCTCAAATGATCAAGATGCTGCTGGCCGGGCGATGCCAAGTTGGCATTCTGGGATATGTCGTTTGGCCGGAAATTGATCGCCTGCAGGCACAGACTCTACGCTCGCTGGAACCGCCGATTGCCAGCACGCCTCTCTATCTTTACGTCAACAAGAAGCACAAGCACCTAGTTCCAAAGCTGGTTGCCGAACTTCTAAGGATGCAAAAGGATGGCACGACGGCGGCACTGCTTTCTCCCTTCGAAAAGGAAATTCAGACCGCGCGGCAGCGCAACGAGCCGCTGGCGAGATAA
- a CDS encoding alpha-D-ribose 1-methylphosphonate 5-triphosphate diphosphatase has product MRDGTLHLDSVDLVGGRVLMADGSIAEADLHIADGKIAGIGGKRQAHRSLDAKGHLILPGIVDLHGDVFERQLMPRPGIQFDQRLALIDTDRQLVANGVTTAYHGLSWSWEPGLRDGSSAVAFMAALDQVRPRLLADTRLHLRHETFNVEAEQQLIAWMDQGRIDLLSFNDHTVSIAGKIEKREHPVRYAGRSELTEEEFRSLFDLVMSRAGEVESSIERLAREARSRHIPIASHNDSSPTDRAWFHSLGSRLCEFPCDFETAFFAIANGDAVIMGAPNAVRGKSHYQRPSAGELAKSGLCTILASDYYYPALLHAPFTLMREGKLDFAKAWSLVSQAPARALGLSDRGEIIEGLRADLIIVDDSDPHLPMVAATMAEGRMAFCAHL; this is encoded by the coding sequence ATGCGCGACGGAACACTACATCTTGATTCGGTCGATCTTGTCGGCGGCCGGGTTCTCATGGCGGACGGCAGCATTGCCGAGGCCGATCTTCATATTGCCGACGGCAAGATCGCTGGGATTGGCGGCAAGCGCCAAGCCCACCGCAGCCTGGACGCCAAGGGACATCTGATCTTGCCGGGCATCGTCGACCTGCACGGCGACGTGTTCGAGCGCCAGCTTATGCCCCGTCCAGGCATTCAATTCGACCAGCGTCTGGCCTTGATCGATACCGACCGCCAGTTGGTGGCCAATGGCGTGACCACGGCCTATCATGGGCTGTCCTGGTCGTGGGAGCCGGGTTTGCGCGACGGGTCGTCGGCGGTCGCCTTCATGGCGGCGCTGGATCAGGTTCGCCCGCGCCTGCTGGCCGATACGCGCCTGCATCTGCGCCACGAAACCTTCAATGTCGAGGCCGAGCAGCAACTGATCGCCTGGATGGATCAGGGGCGGATCGATCTTCTGTCTTTCAACGACCATACGGTGTCGATTGCCGGGAAGATCGAGAAGCGGGAGCATCCGGTGCGCTATGCTGGGCGCTCGGAACTGACGGAGGAGGAATTCCGCTCGCTGTTCGATCTGGTGATGTCCAGGGCAGGCGAGGTAGAAAGTTCGATCGAGCGTTTGGCCCGCGAGGCCAGAAGCCGCCATATTCCCATCGCCTCGCATAACGATAGTTCGCCCACCGACCGCGCCTGGTTCCATTCCCTGGGCAGCCGCTTGTGCGAATTTCCCTGCGATTTCGAAACCGCCTTTTTCGCCATCGCCAACGGCGATGCCGTGATCATGGGCGCTCCCAATGCGGTGCGCGGCAAAAGCCACTACCAGCGCCCTTCGGCGGGCGAATTGGCCAAGTCCGGCCTGTGCACCATTCTGGCCTCCGACTATTACTATCCCGCCTTGCTGCATGCTCCGTTCACGCTGATGCGCGAAGGCAAGCTGGATTTCGCCAAGGCTTGGTCGCTGGTATCCCAAGCGCCAGCCCGCGCCCTGGGCCTATCCGACCGGGGAGAGATCATCGAGGGGCTTAGGGCCGACCTGATCATAGTCGATGATTCGGATCCCCACCTGCCCATGGTGGCCGCCACCATGGCCGAAGGCCGGATGGCTTTTTGCGCGCATCTGTAA
- a CDS encoding isochorismatase family protein, which yields MSLLADLQTALPIAAKPFDAAKLRTGLVIVDAVNGFATVGAGYLAPPEPNDQVIRMVSESERLARLFLARGQKVAAFLDTHEPGKAEPPYPPHCESGTGEENLVPALSWLEGEAGVTLIRKDCINGFIGSFDLDSGRNRMVDWVNDNRLEAIVVTGICTDICVMDFVLTALSARNHGMMPGLKDIVVYADGCATYDLPMAATRILGLPPTACHPQSETHHVGLYLMASRGAWLADSIG from the coding sequence ATGTCCCTGCTTGCGGATTTGCAAACAGCCCTGCCCATCGCCGCCAAGCCCTTTGATGCGGCCAAATTGCGGACGGGACTGGTCATCGTCGATGCGGTGAACGGTTTCGCCACTGTGGGGGCGGGCTATCTGGCGCCTCCGGAACCGAACGATCAAGTCATCCGCATGGTGAGCGAGTCGGAGCGTTTGGCCCGGCTGTTTCTTGCGCGCGGGCAAAAGGTGGCGGCATTCTTGGATACGCATGAACCCGGCAAGGCCGAGCCGCCCTATCCCCCTCATTGCGAATCAGGCACCGGTGAAGAGAATTTGGTTCCAGCACTGTCCTGGCTGGAGGGCGAGGCGGGCGTTACCTTGATTCGCAAGGATTGCATCAACGGTTTCATTGGTTCGTTCGATCTGGATAGCGGGCGCAACCGCATGGTGGATTGGGTAAACGACAATCGGCTGGAAGCCATCGTCGTGACCGGCATCTGCACGGATATTTGCGTGATGGATTTCGTGCTGACGGCGCTGTCGGCCCGCAATCACGGGATGATGCCCGGTCTGAAAGACATCGTGGTCTATGCCGACGGATGCGCCACCTACGATCTTCCCATGGCGGCAACACGAATTCTGGGTTTGCCGCCCACCGCCTGTCATCCTCAATCGGAAACCCATCATGTGGGGCTGTATCTGATGGCCTCGCGCGGGGCTTGGCTGGCCGACAGCATCGGCTGA
- a CDS encoding gamma-glutamylcyclotransferase: protein MPRLFFYGTLMDADLRLAIAGCEMTVEPAWLDGFRCVPVAGADYPMLVASPRHRVEGLLTQDIGKRVLGRLIRYEGGEYRLEKRTVRVASGRLTEAGVFFTRPGIRGRLHQDWDLSLWQRRHKGRFLNRMPAA, encoded by the coding sequence ATGCCCAGGCTGTTCTTCTATGGAACGTTGATGGACGCCGATCTGCGTCTAGCCATTGCCGGATGCGAGATGACGGTGGAACCGGCTTGGTTGGACGGCTTTCGCTGTGTGCCTGTTGCAGGCGCCGATTATCCCATGCTGGTCGCTTCGCCCCGCCATCGAGTTGAGGGGCTTTTGACGCAAGACATTGGAAAAAGGGTGCTGGGCAGGCTGATCCGCTATGAAGGCGGCGAATACCGGCTCGAGAAAAGAACAGTCCGGGTGGCGAGCGGACGCTTAACCGAAGCTGGGGTGTTTTTCACACGCCCCGGCATTCGGGGCCGCCTGCATCAAGATTGGGATCTGTCGCTTTGGCAGCGCCGCCATAAAGGCCGCTTTCTTAACCGGATGCCTGCTGCGTAG
- a CDS encoding D-alanyl-D-alanine carboxypeptidase, protein MVSWARPLNRFNVFLTLAALAGVVALAHPVQAREVRYASLIIDAKTGEVLHSVNPNQRNYPASLTKLMTLYLVFDELKHKRLKLNDRITFTDNAEAQAPSKLGLRSGQSLTVEQAIQAIVTRSANDVTVAVAEHIGGSEEDFARLMTAKARALGMSRSTFVNASGLPDPEQLSTAHDMATLAQALIRQFPEYYGYFQTKKFRFNGQTIFTHNRLLQTYRGAEGLKTGYIRASGFNLVAVAKRNERRLIGVVFGGQTASQRDRQMAQLLDKGFNTKFGQRRLEQMGDDDATDANDDAESLPKTPYDLADAEPQAAQPPQARHTVSMPVARPNEDVRLAAASASQGMLPAYAPTKPAGKQAKPNNRIEESNRQPAWGIQVGAFSRYATAHSAASDALRKLAKNLPAGRAVVTSHRARGQTVYRARLIGITEQQARSACQRLDASTRAACHVVSPEDPLGSTQQASG, encoded by the coding sequence ATGGTTAGTTGGGCAAGACCGTTGAACCGATTCAATGTTTTCCTGACCCTGGCCGCTCTGGCGGGCGTCGTCGCCCTCGCCCACCCCGTCCAAGCCCGTGAAGTCCGCTACGCCTCGCTGATCATCGACGCCAAGACGGGCGAAGTGCTGCATTCGGTCAATCCCAACCAGCGCAATTACCCCGCCTCGCTGACCAAGCTGATGACGCTCTATCTTGTTTTTGACGAACTCAAGCACAAACGCTTGAAACTCAACGATCGCATCACCTTTACCGACAACGCCGAGGCGCAGGCCCCTTCGAAGCTGGGGCTTCGCTCGGGGCAAAGCCTTACGGTCGAGCAGGCCATTCAAGCCATCGTCACCCGTTCGGCCAATGATGTCACCGTGGCCGTGGCCGAGCATATCGGCGGGTCGGAAGAGGATTTCGCCCGCTTGATGACCGCCAAGGCGCGAGCGCTGGGCATGAGCCGCTCGACTTTCGTCAACGCCTCGGGCCTGCCCGACCCCGAGCAATTGTCCACGGCGCACGACATGGCGACCCTGGCGCAGGCGCTGATCCGCCAATTCCCAGAATATTACGGCTATTTCCAGACCAAGAAATTCCGTTTCAACGGTCAGACGATCTTCACCCACAACCGCCTTTTGCAAACCTACCGGGGTGCTGAAGGTTTGAAGACCGGCTACATCCGCGCATCGGGTTTCAATCTGGTGGCCGTCGCCAAGCGCAACGAGCGGCGCCTGATCGGCGTTGTCTTCGGCGGCCAAACGGCCAGCCAGCGCGACCGCCAGATGGCCCAGCTTCTTGACAAGGGCTTCAACACAAAGTTCGGACAGCGCAGGCTGGAACAGATGGGCGACGACGACGCGACCGACGCCAACGACGACGCCGAATCCCTGCCCAAAACGCCTTACGATCTGGCTGATGCCGAACCGCAGGCGGCTCAGCCGCCACAGGCACGGCATACCGTTTCGATGCCTGTCGCACGCCCGAACGAAGATGTCCGCCTGGCCGCCGCCAGCGCCAGCCAAGGCATGCTGCCCGCTTATGCGCCGACGAAACCCGCTGGAAAGCAGGCCAAACCCAACAATCGGATCGAGGAATCGAACCGCCAACCGGCCTGGGGCATCCAGGTTGGGGCTTTCTCGCGCTATGCAACGGCGCATTCGGCCGCGTCCGACGCCCTTCGCAAGCTGGCCAAGAACCTTCCCGCCGGTCGCGCCGTCGTAACCAGCCACCGCGCGCGCGGACAAACCGTTTACCGCGCCCGCCTGATCGGCATTACCGAACAGCAGGCCCGTTCGGCCTGTCAAAGGCTGGACGCCAGCACGCGCGCCGCCTGCCATGTCGTCTCGCCCGAGGATCCCTTGGGATCTACGCAGCAGGCATCCGGTTAA
- a CDS encoding chaperone NapD: MRINRFIRKQAEDGHDRDINICGVLVHAQPKNLAAVRLALQEHPGVEIHQETSDGRLIVTVEDTADSWAGETIKNLQEIPGVLSASLVYHHFDESQVQGESIQ, encoded by the coding sequence ATGCGAATTAATCGTTTCATCCGCAAGCAAGCCGAAGACGGCCATGACCGCGATATCAACATTTGCGGCGTCCTGGTTCATGCGCAGCCCAAGAACCTAGCGGCTGTTCGCTTGGCATTGCAGGAGCATCCCGGCGTTGAGATCCATCAAGAAACGTCGGACGGGCGTTTGATCGTCACGGTCGAGGACACCGCCGATAGCTGGGCGGGCGAGACCATCAAGAATCTTCAGGAAATACCGGGAGTGCTGTCCGCCTCCCTTGTCTATCACCATTTCGACGAGTCCCAAGTGCAAGGGGAGAGCATCCAATGA